One Vigna unguiculata cultivar IT97K-499-35 chromosome 11, ASM411807v1, whole genome shotgun sequence DNA window includes the following coding sequences:
- the LOC114169352 gene encoding probable protein phosphatase 2C 52 translates to MGCCVSTSSRSTCSSKSNGDTVSPSCLEIGFCGQKRTRRTFSDHVISLHHLPSLPSRIFSNGKSRGSCIFTQQGRKGINQDAMIVWEDFMSEDMIFCGVFDGHGPHGHLVARKVRDALPVKLLSFLHSSESKRNGSGKTCFKGNVKSDSVEIEKDCSTEDKMNSMWREAFMKAYKAMDKELRSHPNLDCFCSGSTAVTIVKQGSNLFMGYIGDSRAIMGSKDSNDSMVAIQLTVDLKPDLPREAERIKRCKGRVFALQDEPEVPRVWLPFDDAPGLAMARAFGDFCLKEYGVISIPEFSHRQLTDRDQFIVLASDGVWDVLSNEEVVEIVSSAPTRSSAARILVDSAAREWKLKYPTSKMDDCAVVCLFLDGKMDSESDYDEQGFSSATIQSNHSGNPIESDDGQKSEPSLQRNFTVRSSEENETNGKITVDVEDGTSSADDQNWSGLEGVTRVNSLVQLPRFSEERPNS, encoded by the exons ATGGGTTGTTGTGTCTCAACAAGCAGTAGAAGTACTTGTAGCAGCAAGAGCAATGGAGACACGGTCTCTCCGTCTTGTTTAGAAATTGGATTCTGTGGGCAGAAGAGAACAAGACGAACATTCTCTGATCATGTTATTTCTCTCCACCATTTACCATCCTTACCTAGCAGAATTTTCTCTAATGGAAAGAGTCGAGGTTCGTGCATCTTTACGCAGCAGGGTCGCAAGGGTATTAATCAGGATGCCATGATTGTGTGGGAA GATTTCATGTCAGAAGACATgatcttttgtggtgtttttgatGGGCATGGTCCTCACGGTCATCTTGTTGCACGCAAAGTTAGGGATGCTTTACCTGTTAAACTGCTATCATTTTTGCATTCTTCTGAATCAAAGCGAAATGGGTCTGGTAAAACTTGCTTCAAAGGGAATGTAAAATCTGATAGTGTAGAAATTGAGAAGGATTGCTCAACAGAGGATAAAATGAACTCTATGTGGAGAGAAGCTTTCATGAAAGCATACAAGGCTATGGACAAAGAGCTCAGGTCTCATCCAAATTTGGATTGCTTCTGCAGTGGGAGCACTGCTGTGACTATAGTGAAGCAG GGTTCCAATCTGTTCATGGGCTATATTGGAGATTCTCGGGCAATCATGGGATCCAAGGATAGCAATGATTCAATGGTGGCTATTCAGTTGACTGTGGATTTGAAGCCTGATTTGCCAA GGGAAGCAGAAAGAATTAAGCGCTGCAAAGGTAGGGTATTTGCTTTGCAAGATGAGCCTGAAGTGCCTAGGGTGTGGTTGCCCTTTGATGATGCACCAGGATTAGCAATGGCCAGAGCCTTTGGAGATTTCTGCTTGAAGGAGTATGGTGTGATTTCTATCCCCGAGTTTTCCCATCGGCAACTTACTGACAGAGATCAATTCATTGTTCTTGCATCAGACGGG GTGTGGGATGTTTTAAGCAATGAGGAGGTAGTTGAGATAGTATCTTCAGCACCAACACGATCATCAGCAGCAAGGATTCTGGTAGATTCTGCTGCCAGGGAGTGGAAACTGAAATACCCTACTTCAAAGATGGATGACTGTGCTGTAGTATGCTTATTTTTGGATGGGAAAATGGACTCAGAATCTGATTATGATGAACAAGGCTTTTCTTCTGCGACCATCCAGAGCAACCATTCGGGTAACCCCATTGAGTCAGATGATGGACAAAAGTCTGAGCCATCACTGCAGAGGAACTTCACTGTAAGATCCTCAGAAGAAAATGAGACTAAtggaaaaataactgttgatgtcGAAGATGGAACATCATCAGCTGATGATCAAAACTGGTCAGGTTTGGAAGGGGTCACTCGTGTAAACTCACTTGTCCAACTTCCTAGATTTTCTGAGGAAAGGCCAaactcttga
- the LOC114169147 gene encoding putative cell wall protein translates to MASKASSFLALVLISHILIAIAVAGRSISQQTNSQDKKEPQFLFKSHDRVYIPGIGPVGFPPKFHVTPHNPFTHANGGVGAGTGSGTGTGTGAGAGTGSGIGSGTGTGSGSTGRSYVPGGDDTFVPNPGYEVPIPGSGGSVPAPVHP, encoded by the coding sequence ATGGCTTCCAAAGCTTCCTCATTCCTTGCCCTTGTGCTCATTTCCCATATCCTCATTGCCATAGCAGTTGCTGGACGCAGCATTTCCCAGCAAACCAACTCACAAGACAAGAAAGAGCCTCAGTTCTTGTTCAAGTCTCATGACAGGGTTTATATTCCAGGTATTGGACCTGTAGGATTTCCACCCAAATTTCACGTTACACCTCACAATCCATTTACTCATGCCAATGGAGGAGTAGGAGCAGGAACTGGATCAGGAACAGGAACAGGAACAGGAGCAGGAGCAGGAACTGGCTCAGGAATTGGCTCAGGAACAGGAACAGGATCAGGATCAACTGGTCGCAGTTATGTTCCAGGTGGTGATGACACTTTTGTCCCAAACCCTGGTTATGAGGTTCCCATTCCTGGCAGTGGTGGCAGTGTTCCAGCACCAGTTCATCCATGA